In a single window of the Pocillopora verrucosa isolate sample1 chromosome 4, ASM3666991v2, whole genome shotgun sequence genome:
- the LOC136280470 gene encoding uncharacterized protein: protein METFKVLRVLCAVIFLLMVYRTPCANAISKCESQGSTFTRALKGHTYDTFGVNSPDICVKRCEKEKRCQSINFVFEEHICELNNRSMEARPDGYVVDPRRIYMTVYLNRVPLGSIPELPAKSCAEIKASEGEQAVNGHYWLDPYNTGKNEWTNCYLETKGSLFHWTLSDTDSSLTLRGAAKFVRKSGRTVLYLDGTQGTFAETSSVPFQKTDLTIAVWIFIKSPLTRRQEIYSDWSSPHQFRIGIEINGQLCFQGRRDVGGESDMMTPCTKLRDVVETDVWRHVAITWGRSERTFRIYINGERKVNHVVSDNPVLDFKNSGHAVYDIGLKRDSGTTALAYFSDLVIFTHELSATQLKSDLFLNHPLHNFI, encoded by the exons ATGGAGACCTTCAAAGTTCTGAGAGTGCTGTGTGCGGTTATTTTCCTACTTATGGTATACAGGACACCATGCGCTAACGCCATCAGCAAGTGCGAATCGCAAGGGTCAACTTTCACAAGAGCTCTGAAAGGACACACCTATGACACATTCGGGGTCAACAGCCCGGATATTTGCGTCAAGagatgtgaaaaagaaaaaagatgtcaGAGCATCAACTTTGTATTTGAAGAACATATCTGCGAACTGAATAATCGTAGCATGGAGGCAAGACCAGATGGCTATGTAGTAGATCCGAGACGGATTTACATGACGGTATATCTTAATAGAG TTCCTCTTGGCTCGATCCCTGAACTGCCGGCCAAGTCGTGCGCAGAAATTAAGGCGAGTGAAGGAGAACAGGCTGTTAATGGTCATTACTGGCTTGACCCTTACAATACCGGCAAGAACGAGTGGACCAATTGTTATTTGGAGACAAAAG GTTCCCTCTTTCACTGGACACTCAGTGACACGGACAGCTCGCTAAC aTTACGAGGAGCGGCAAAGTTTGTCCGGAAAAGTGGCAGAACTGTTCTGTATTTAGACGGAACCCAAGGGACGTTCGCAGAGACTTCATCAGTTCCTTTCCAAAAAACTGACCTAACAATTGCAGTTTGGATCTTTATAAAATCACCGTTAACAAGAAGGCAAGAAATTTACTCAGACTGGTCTTCTCCGCATCAGTTCCGAATTGGCATTGAGATAAATGGTCAGCTGTGTTTCCAAGGAAGACGAGACGTAGGTGGAGAAAGCGACATGATGACTCCATGTACAAAGTTAAG AGATGTCGTGGAAACAGATGTTTGGAGACACGTGGCAATCACTTGGGGAAGATCAGAGCGCACGTTTAGGATTTACATAAATGGTGAAAGGAAAGTGAATCACGTTGTCAGCGATAATCCTGTCCTTGATTTCAAAAACTCTGGTCATGCTGTCTATGATATTGGCTTGAAAAGAGACAGTGGCACCACGGCTCTTGCATACTTTAGTGACTTGGTGATCTTCACACATGAGCTATCAGCGACTCAGTTGAAGAGTGACTTGTTTCTAAATCATCCCCTCCACAATTTCATctaa